One region of Solanum pennellii chromosome 6, SPENNV200 genomic DNA includes:
- the LOC107021455 gene encoding phosphatidylinositol transfer protein 1-like isoform X2 encodes MPLSLEEYQVAQMYMVMKMQQETTTGDEGVEVLQNRPFSDEEFGEGQYTSKFYHLQSEAPSWLTTFAPADALVMQEEAWNAYPKCRSVVKSPYFSKFFMSIDTIHKADNGYSENVHGLSEDQLAVRQVEFIDIASAATDYWSYVVGRNNVDLSNFQSARCGRGPLLEGWQDHCSPVMTAYKLVTVDAPYWGFGSRLEQALMAGERSLFLESHRNCFAWIDEWFGLTVEVLRELERQSDYALNMKLGRPCSAESWMTQEESPLEGEKSAA; translated from the exons ATGCCCTTGTCATTGGAAGAG TACCAGGTAGCTCAGATGTACATGGTCATGAAAATGCAACAGGAAACCACCACAGGTGATGAAGGAGTGGAGGTTTTACAGAACAGACCATTTAGTGATGAGGAATTTGGAGAGGGCCAGTACACATCAAAGTTCTACCACTTGCAGAG CGAAGCGCCATCTTGGTTGACTACATTTGCACCAGCTGATGCCCTTGTGATGCAAGAGGAAGCCTGGAATGCATATCCTAAATGTCGATCAG TTGTTAAG TCaccatatttttcaaagttcttTATGAGTATCGACACCATCCACAAAGCAGACAATGGGTACTCTGAGAAT GTGCATGGCCTGAGTGAGGACCAGCTGGCAGTTAGGCAGGTGGAATTTATTGATATTGCTTCAGCTGCCACTGATTATTGGAGTTACGTAGTTGGAAGAAACAATGTTGATTTATCTAATTTCCAATCAGCAAGATGTGGTCGTGGACCACTCTTGGAAGGCTGGCAG GACCACTGTAGTCCCGTTATGACAGCATACAAACTGGTGACCGTAGATGCTCCATACTGGGGGTTTGGGAGCAGATTGGAACAGGCTTTGATGGCG ggGGAAAGGTCACTTTTCCTAGAAAGCCATCGTAATTGCTTTGCCTGGATTGACGAATGGTTTGGGTTGACAGTAGAGGTGTTGCGTGAGTTGGAGCGACAGAGTGATTATGCATTGAATATG AAACTTGGCCGGCCTTGCTCGGCCGAGAGTTGGATGACACAAGAGGAATCTCCACTTGAAGGCGAAAAGTCTGCTGCATGA
- the LOC107021455 gene encoding phosphatidylinositol transfer protein 1-like isoform X1 has product MVQIKEFRIVMPLSLEEYQVAQMYMVMKMQQETTTGDEGVEVLQNRPFSDEEFGEGQYTSKFYHLQSEAPSWLTTFAPADALVMQEEAWNAYPKCRSVVKSPYFSKFFMSIDTIHKADNGYSENVHGLSEDQLAVRQVEFIDIASAATDYWSYVVGRNNVDLSNFQSARCGRGPLLEGWQDHCSPVMTAYKLVTVDAPYWGFGSRLEQALMAGERSLFLESHRNCFAWIDEWFGLTVEVLRELERQSDYALNMKLGRPCSAESWMTQEESPLEGEKSAA; this is encoded by the exons ATGGTTCAGATTAAGGAATT TCGAATTGTGATGCCCTTGTCATTGGAAGAG TACCAGGTAGCTCAGATGTACATGGTCATGAAAATGCAACAGGAAACCACCACAGGTGATGAAGGAGTGGAGGTTTTACAGAACAGACCATTTAGTGATGAGGAATTTGGAGAGGGCCAGTACACATCAAAGTTCTACCACTTGCAGAG CGAAGCGCCATCTTGGTTGACTACATTTGCACCAGCTGATGCCCTTGTGATGCAAGAGGAAGCCTGGAATGCATATCCTAAATGTCGATCAG TTGTTAAG TCaccatatttttcaaagttcttTATGAGTATCGACACCATCCACAAAGCAGACAATGGGTACTCTGAGAAT GTGCATGGCCTGAGTGAGGACCAGCTGGCAGTTAGGCAGGTGGAATTTATTGATATTGCTTCAGCTGCCACTGATTATTGGAGTTACGTAGTTGGAAGAAACAATGTTGATTTATCTAATTTCCAATCAGCAAGATGTGGTCGTGGACCACTCTTGGAAGGCTGGCAG GACCACTGTAGTCCCGTTATGACAGCATACAAACTGGTGACCGTAGATGCTCCATACTGGGGGTTTGGGAGCAGATTGGAACAGGCTTTGATGGCG ggGGAAAGGTCACTTTTCCTAGAAAGCCATCGTAATTGCTTTGCCTGGATTGACGAATGGTTTGGGTTGACAGTAGAGGTGTTGCGTGAGTTGGAGCGACAGAGTGATTATGCATTGAATATG AAACTTGGCCGGCCTTGCTCGGCCGAGAGTTGGATGACACAAGAGGAATCTCCACTTGAAGGCGAAAAGTCTGCTGCATGA